In Cryptomeria japonica chromosome 10, Sugi_1.0, whole genome shotgun sequence, a genomic segment contains:
- the LOC131031545 gene encoding 12-oxophytodienoate reductase 3 isoform X1, which produces MSKNNLEESSKGLLSNYQLGRFKLSHRIVLAPMTRCRALDHLPQAAHIEFYSQRATKGGFLITEGVGIADNAFGFPHCPGIYTEEQVEAWKPVSKAVHDKGGVIFCQLWHVGRASHTCKKLLLFFCYQADEMAPVSATGRKISDHWTILMPDASKATFSWPRVLNAKEIELIIEQFRRSARNAIEAGFDGVEIHGAHGYLVDQFLKDSINDRTDEYGGPVHNRCRFLFRIIAAITEEIGGDRVGVRISPLINHLDATDSDPLSLALYIIQQLNNLPAPGLCYLHLTCPRFTAGGDVEDKEEYANYHSCIRKAFRGTLISSGGYSRDSGMAAIVNGEADLVSYGRLFLSNPDLPLRFATAGLHFIPTTLLWGILIIHFSINRIKTYNGSSSYLPKFICPTVVRVWLGK; this is translated from the exons ATGAGTAAGAATAACTTGGAAGAATCGTCAAAGGGCTTGTTGTCCAATTATCAACTGGGGAGATTCAAGCTATCTCACAG gattgtattGGCTCCCATGACCAGGTGCAGAGCATTGGATCACCTTCCGCAGGCAGCTCACATAGAGTTTTACTCCCAGAGAGCAACTAAGGGAGGCTTTCTCATCACTGAGGGTGTTGGTATAGCAGATAATGCCTTTGG ATTTCCACACTGTCCTGGAATATATACAGAAGAGCAAGTGGAAGCTTGGAAACCTGTATCGAAGGCTGTTCATGACAAGGGTGGTGTAATTTTCTGTCAGCTTTGGCATGTTGGTAGAGCTTCCCATACCTGTAAGAAATTGCTATTATTTTTTT GCTACCAAGCCGATGAGATGGCACCTGTTTCTGCCACAGGAAGGAAGATTTCAGATCACTGGACCATTCTAATGCCGGATGCCTCAAAGGCCACTTTTTCCTGGCCCAGGGTTTTAAATGCCAAAGAGATAGAATTAATTATTGAACAGTTCAGGAGATCAGCCAGAAATGCAATTGAAGCAG GATTCGACGGGGTAGAAATTCACGGAGCTCACGGTTACCTGGTAGATCAATTCCTCAAAGACTCCATTAATGATCGCACCGACGAATACGGCGGTCCAGTCCACAACAGATGCAGATTTCTATTCCGCATAATAGCTGCTATTACAGAGGAAATCGGAGGCGACAGGGTAGGCGTTCGAATCTCCCCGCTGATAAACCATCTGGACGCAACAGACTCAGATCCCCTGTCCCTCGCGTTATACATAATCCAGCAGCTAAATAACCTCCCTGCTCCGGGCCTGTGCTATTTGCATCTTACATGCCCACGTTTTACAGCAGGCGGAGATGTGGAAGACAAGGAAGAGTATGCAAATTATCATTCCTGTATTCGGAAGGCCTTCAGAGGAACCCTAATTAGCAGTGGCGGATACAGCAGGGATTCTGGTATGGCTGCCATTGTTAATGGTGAAGCAGACCTTGTTTCATATGGACGCTTGTTTCTTTCAAACCCCGATTTACCTCTGAGATTTGCTACTGCAGGTCTACATTTTATACCCACCACCCTGTTGTGGGGTATACTGATTATCCATTTCTCAATTAACCGCATAAAAACCTATAATGGGTCTTCTTCATATTTGCCCAAATTTATATGCCCTACTGTGGTTAGAGTGTGGCTTGGAAAGTAA
- the LOC131031545 gene encoding 12-oxophytodienoate reductase 3 isoform X2 has product MSKNNLEESSKGLLSNYQLGRFKLSHRIVLAPMTRCRALDHLPQAAHIEFYSQRATKGGFLITEGVGIADNAFGFPHCPGIYTEEQVEAWKPVSKAVHDKGGVIFCQLWHVGRASHTCYQADEMAPVSATGRKISDHWTILMPDASKATFSWPRVLNAKEIELIIEQFRRSARNAIEAGFDGVEIHGAHGYLVDQFLKDSINDRTDEYGGPVHNRCRFLFRIIAAITEEIGGDRVGVRISPLINHLDATDSDPLSLALYIIQQLNNLPAPGLCYLHLTCPRFTAGGDVEDKEEYANYHSCIRKAFRGTLISSGGYSRDSGMAAIVNGEADLVSYGRLFLSNPDLPLRFATAGLHFIPTTLLWGILIIHFSINRIKTYNGSSSYLPKFICPTVVRVWLGK; this is encoded by the exons ATGAGTAAGAATAACTTGGAAGAATCGTCAAAGGGCTTGTTGTCCAATTATCAACTGGGGAGATTCAAGCTATCTCACAG gattgtattGGCTCCCATGACCAGGTGCAGAGCATTGGATCACCTTCCGCAGGCAGCTCACATAGAGTTTTACTCCCAGAGAGCAACTAAGGGAGGCTTTCTCATCACTGAGGGTGTTGGTATAGCAGATAATGCCTTTGG ATTTCCACACTGTCCTGGAATATATACAGAAGAGCAAGTGGAAGCTTGGAAACCTGTATCGAAGGCTGTTCATGACAAGGGTGGTGTAATTTTCTGTCAGCTTTGGCATGTTGGTAGAGCTTCCCATACCT GCTACCAAGCCGATGAGATGGCACCTGTTTCTGCCACAGGAAGGAAGATTTCAGATCACTGGACCATTCTAATGCCGGATGCCTCAAAGGCCACTTTTTCCTGGCCCAGGGTTTTAAATGCCAAAGAGATAGAATTAATTATTGAACAGTTCAGGAGATCAGCCAGAAATGCAATTGAAGCAG GATTCGACGGGGTAGAAATTCACGGAGCTCACGGTTACCTGGTAGATCAATTCCTCAAAGACTCCATTAATGATCGCACCGACGAATACGGCGGTCCAGTCCACAACAGATGCAGATTTCTATTCCGCATAATAGCTGCTATTACAGAGGAAATCGGAGGCGACAGGGTAGGCGTTCGAATCTCCCCGCTGATAAACCATCTGGACGCAACAGACTCAGATCCCCTGTCCCTCGCGTTATACATAATCCAGCAGCTAAATAACCTCCCTGCTCCGGGCCTGTGCTATTTGCATCTTACATGCCCACGTTTTACAGCAGGCGGAGATGTGGAAGACAAGGAAGAGTATGCAAATTATCATTCCTGTATTCGGAAGGCCTTCAGAGGAACCCTAATTAGCAGTGGCGGATACAGCAGGGATTCTGGTATGGCTGCCATTGTTAATGGTGAAGCAGACCTTGTTTCATATGGACGCTTGTTTCTTTCAAACCCCGATTTACCTCTGAGATTTGCTACTGCAGGTCTACATTTTATACCCACCACCCTGTTGTGGGGTATACTGATTATCCATTTCTCAATTAACCGCATAAAAACCTATAATGGGTCTTCTTCATATTTGCCCAAATTTATATGCCCTACTGTGGTTAGAGTGTGGCTTGGAAAGTAA